One Flavobacteriales bacterium DNA window includes the following coding sequences:
- a CDS encoding tyrosine-type recombinase/integrase — MDELKLFYNYLKNERRFSVHTLTAYEKDLNQYIAYLQEFDVAVIDAETSRVRSWLVVLLEMGIAERSVNRKLSAVKSFYRYLIQQGRVEVSPVQDIKVLKTAKKTPAFVRATEMDRLLKDDVFEKNFKGGRDKVILYLLYYTGMRLSELIHIKEADVGVDTVKVIGKRNKERYIPISDKLLKLIKEYVVLKKEAGFFSGSSSFLLVTDKGDKLYEKFVFRKVKYYLSLVTTQKDRSPHVLRHTFATQMLNAGADLNAIKEILGHADLSATQVYTHNSIEKLKGIYKQAHPRSGD, encoded by the coding sequence ATGGATGAGTTAAAGCTTTTTTATAACTATTTAAAGAATGAAAGGAGGTTCTCTGTTCATACATTAACTGCTTATGAGAAAGATCTCAATCAGTATATCGCTTATCTTCAAGAGTTTGATGTTGCTGTGATAGATGCAGAAACGAGTAGGGTAAGGAGTTGGCTGGTTGTATTGCTGGAAATGGGTATTGCAGAAAGATCAGTAAATAGAAAGTTGAGTGCAGTAAAATCTTTTTACAGGTATTTAATTCAGCAAGGGAGGGTTGAGGTTTCTCCTGTTCAAGATATTAAAGTGTTGAAAACGGCGAAAAAAACACCCGCTTTTGTACGAGCAACAGAGATGGACCGTTTGTTGAAAGATGATGTTTTTGAAAAAAACTTTAAAGGAGGACGCGATAAGGTGATTCTTTATTTATTGTATTACACAGGTATGCGATTGAGTGAGTTAATTCATATAAAGGAAGCAGATGTTGGTGTAGATACAGTAAAAGTTATTGGGAAAAGAAACAAAGAAAGATATATTCCTATTTCAGATAAATTGTTAAAATTAATTAAAGAATATGTAGTCTTAAAAAAGGAAGCTGGTTTTTTTAGTGGAAGTAGTTCCTTTTTATTAGTTACAGATAAGGGGGACAAATTATATGAAAAGTTTGTTTTTAGGAAGGTAAAATATTATCTTAGTCTAGTAACTACTCAAAAAGATAGGAGTCCTCACGTGTTGAGGCACACTTTTGCGACGCAAATGCTAAATGCTGGAGCAGATTTAAATGCTATAAAGGAAATTTTAGGTCATGCTGATTTGTCTGCGACGCAAGTTTATACTCACAATTCGATTGAGAAGTTAAAAGGTATATATAAACAAGCTCACCCAAGAAGTGGTGATTAA
- the tuf gene encoding elongation factor Tu, with product MAKETFERTKPHVNIGTIGHVDHGKTTLTAAISKVLSDAGLAEVRDFSQIDNAPEEKERGITINTAHIEYETSARHYAHVDCPGHADYVKNMVTGAAQMDGAILVCAATDGPMPQTREHILLSRQVNVPKLVVFMNKVDMVDDEELLELVEMELEELLESYDYNDTPIMKGSALGALNGEAKWVESVQALMDKVDEWIPTPERDVEKPFLMSVEDVFSITGRGTVATGAIETGIVNTGDPVEIIGLQADNGKMTSTVTGVEMFRKILDEGRAGENVGLLLRGIDKSDIKRGMVIAKPGSITPHSKFKAEVYVLKKEEGGRHTPFHNRYRPQFYFRTLDVTGTINLEAGREMVMPGDNVTIDVELITPVAMDKGLRFAIREGGRTVGAGQVTEILG from the coding sequence ATGGCTAAAGAAACCTTCGAACGTACTAAACCTCACGTGAATATTGGTACAATAGGTCACGTGGATCACGGTAAGACAACTCTTACTGCTGCAATTTCTAAAGTTTTGTCAGACGCTGGTTTGGCTGAAGTAAGAGATTTCTCTCAAATTGATAACGCTCCAGAGGAGAAAGAAAGAGGAATTACAATTAATACAGCTCACATTGAGTATGAAACATCAGCAAGACACTATGCTCACGTTGATTGTCCAGGTCACGCCGATTATGTAAAGAACATGGTTACTGGAGCTGCTCAAATGGATGGTGCGATATTAGTTTGTGCTGCTACAGATGGTCCAATGCCTCAAACAAGAGAGCATATCTTATTGTCTAGACAGGTAAACGTTCCTAAATTGGTTGTATTCATGAATAAAGTGGATATGGTTGATGATGAGGAGTTGTTAGAGTTAGTAGAGATGGAGTTAGAAGAGTTATTAGAGTCTTATGACTATAATGATACTCCAATCATGAAAGGTTCTGCATTAGGAGCTTTAAATGGAGAAGCTAAATGGGTTGAGTCAGTTCAAGCGTTAATGGATAAAGTTGATGAGTGGATCCCAACTCCAGAGCGTGATGTTGAGAAACCATTCTTGATGTCTGTAGAGGATGTATTCTCTATTACAGGACGTGGAACAGTTGCTACAGGTGCAATTGAAACAGGAATTGTTAATACAGGAGATCCAGTTGAGATTATCGGATTACAAGCTGATAACGGGAAAATGACTTCAACAGTAACAGGAGTTGAGATGTTCCGTAAGATCTTAGATGAGGGAAGAGCAGGTGAGAACGTTGGTCTTTTATTAAGAGGTATCGATAAATCAGATATCAAAAGAGGGATGGTAATCGCTAAGCCAGGTTCAATTACTCCTCATAGCAAGTTTAAAGCTGAGGTTTATGTATTGAAGAAAGAAGAAGGTGGACGTCACACTCCATTCCATAACAGATACCGTCCTCAGTTCTATTTCAGAACATTAGACGTTACAGGAACTATTAACTTAGAAGCTGGTCGTGAGATGGTAATGCCTGGAGATAACGTAACTATTGATGTTGAGTTAATCACACCAGTAGCGATGGATAAAGGTTTACGTTTTGCAATCCGTGAGGGAGGTAGAACAGTAGGAGCTGGTCAGGTAACTGAAATCTTAGGATAA
- the pdhA gene encoding pyruvate dehydrogenase (acetyl-transferring) E1 component subunit alpha, producing the protein MATKTKDTNSTQSVSKGLKYSKEQYLKWYEDMLMMRKVEEMVGNLYIKQKFGGFCHLYIGQEALVTGTASACQKDDKHITAYRDHAHPIALGVHPKYMMAELYGKKTGMSKGKGGSMHMFHKEVNLMGGHGIVGAQIAMGAGIAFAEQYKGTKNVTFCSFGDGAARQGILHETFNMAMNWKLPVVFIIENNNYAMGTSVARTTNVEDMSKIGLSYEMPSFVVDGMTVEAVHEAIADACEHVRAGKGPVLLDVRTYRYKGHSMSDPQKYRTKEEVEEYKGEDPITKVLNTIKEHNLANEEEIKAIQKHVKETVAESVKFAEESPDPEPHELYEDVYVEEYPFVKEYN; encoded by the coding sequence ATGGCAACTAAAACTAAGGATACCAACAGTACTCAGTCTGTTTCTAAAGGGCTTAAGTACTCGAAAGAGCAGTACCTAAAATGGTATGAAGACATGCTGATGATGAGAAAAGTGGAAGAAATGGTCGGAAACTTATACATCAAACAAAAATTTGGAGGATTTTGTCACCTCTACATTGGCCAAGAAGCCTTAGTTACTGGTACAGCATCTGCTTGCCAGAAAGACGATAAACATATTACAGCATATAGAGATCATGCTCACCCAATAGCATTAGGGGTACACCCTAAATATATGATGGCTGAATTGTATGGGAAAAAGACAGGAATGTCAAAAGGAAAAGGAGGATCAATGCACATGTTCCATAAAGAGGTTAACCTAATGGGGGGACATGGAATTGTAGGTGCTCAAATTGCAATGGGAGCTGGAATTGCTTTTGCTGAACAATATAAAGGGACAAAAAATGTTACCTTTTGCTCTTTTGGTGACGGAGCTGCTAGACAAGGAATCTTGCATGAGACTTTCAACATGGCAATGAACTGGAAATTACCTGTCGTATTTATTATTGAAAATAATAATTATGCAATGGGAACTTCGGTTGCTCGAACAACTAATGTTGAAGACATGTCTAAAATTGGACTTTCATACGAAATGCCTTCATTTGTTGTTGACGGAATGACTGTTGAAGCTGTTCATGAAGCTATTGCTGATGCTTGTGAACATGTTAGAGCTGGAAAAGGACCAGTTTTATTAGATGTTAGAACTTACCGTTACAAAGGACACTCAATGTCTGACCCTCAAAAATACAGAACTAAAGAAGAGGTAGAAGAGTACAAAGGCGAGGATCCTATTACAAAAGTGCTAAACACCATAAAAGAACACAACCTTGCTAATGAGGAGGAAATCAAAGCAATTCAAAAGCATGTAAAAGAAACTGTTGCTGAATCGGTAAAATTTGCTGAAGAATCTCCAGATCCAGAACCACACGAATTATATGAGGATGTTTATGTTGAAGAATATCCTTTCGTAAAAGAATATAACTAA
- the secE gene encoding preprotein translocase subunit SecE yields MAGIKAYIQDAAFELLNKVSWPTWKELQTSAIIVLVTSVIISLMVWVMDFVFGIWPAGEEGFWKGMLGFFYEMFNPSSK; encoded by the coding sequence GTGGCAGGAATTAAAGCATATATACAAGATGCAGCTTTTGAGTTGCTAAATAAGGTTTCATGGCCTACTTGGAAAGAATTACAAACTAGTGCAATTATTGTTTTGGTTACAAGTGTGATTATTTCTTTAATGGTTTGGGTTATGGATTTTGTTTTTGGAATCTGGCCTGCTGGTGAAGAAGGTTTTTGGAAAGGTATGTTAGGGTTCTTTTATGAAATGTTTAATCCTTCTTCTAAATAA
- the nusG gene encoding transcription termination/antitermination protein NusG — translation MAEVKKRWYVIRAISGKEKKVKEQLELEIERQKLSDYVEQILIPTEKVYQIRNGKKISKEKNYLPGYVLIEAALVGEVEHVIQSTNNIIGFLGGEKGGDPLPMRESEVNRILGKVDELAEADEEMNIPYVVGESVKVIDGPFNNFNGIIEEINEEKKKLKVMVKIFGRKTPLELNYMQVQKEN, via the coding sequence ATGGCTGAAGTAAAGAAAAGATGGTACGTTATCCGTGCCATAAGTGGTAAAGAGAAGAAAGTTAAAGAACAACTTGAACTTGAAATAGAAAGACAAAAACTTTCTGATTACGTTGAGCAAATACTTATTCCAACCGAAAAAGTTTATCAAATTAGAAATGGAAAGAAGATTAGTAAAGAAAAAAACTATCTTCCTGGTTACGTTTTAATCGAAGCAGCTTTGGTCGGAGAGGTAGAACACGTTATTCAATCTACTAATAATATTATCGGTTTCTTAGGTGGAGAGAAAGGAGGAGATCCTTTGCCAATGAGAGAGTCTGAGGTAAATCGAATTTTAGGGAAAGTTGATGAGTTAGCAGAGGCTGATGAAGAAATGAACATCCCTTATGTTGTAGGTGAGTCTGTTAAGGTAATAGATGGACCATTTAATAACTTCAACGGTATTATTGAAGAAATCAACGAAGAAAAGAAAAAACTAAAAGTTATGGTTAAGATTTTTGGACGTAAAACGCCATTAGAACTTAATTATATGCAAGTACAAAAAGAGAATTAA
- the rpoN gene encoding RNA polymerase factor sigma-54 codes for MALKQSLQHKLLQKLSPQQIQLMKLLQVPTIELEQRIKQEIEENPALEEGLEELHNEDKDLNNTEELDLSKEDLDDSRDDFNIDDYLDDETPSYKTSTSNYSADDDEKAVPLSGGATFQELLEKQVELRIKDDTQIEIAYQIIGNLDDSGYLRRELFNIVDDLAFSQNIMVTEAEVEAVLKEIQDLEPAGVGGRNLQECLLIQLRKKKKTIEIKTAEVLIENHFEEFTKKHYSKIIKKLDISEDDLKDAIAEITKLNPKPGNSIRETSKAIQHIIPDFIINEDNGDLNLSLNSRNAPQLKVSRQYAEMLKGYAASERSKKDKEAIQFVRQKIDAAKWFIDAIKQRQQTLLYTMNAIMEYQKEFFLTGDETKLKPMILKDIADIIDMDISTVSRVANSKYVQTPYGTFLLKFFFSESLSTESGEEVSTREVKRILQDAIEEENKKKPLTDEKLANLLKEKGYNIARRTVAKYREQLDIPVARLRKEL; via the coding sequence ATGGCATTAAAACAGTCACTACAACATAAATTACTTCAAAAACTTTCTCCTCAGCAAATTCAACTTATGAAGTTGCTTCAAGTTCCTACTATTGAACTAGAACAACGAATCAAACAAGAGATTGAAGAGAATCCAGCCTTAGAAGAGGGACTGGAGGAGCTTCACAACGAGGACAAAGACCTAAACAACACCGAAGAATTAGACTTAAGTAAAGAGGATTTAGATGATTCTAGGGATGATTTTAATATTGATGACTATCTAGATGATGAAACCCCATCATATAAAACATCAACAAGTAACTATAGTGCCGATGATGATGAAAAAGCTGTTCCACTTTCTGGTGGTGCAACTTTTCAAGAGTTGTTAGAAAAACAAGTTGAACTCAGGATTAAGGATGACACTCAAATAGAAATTGCCTACCAAATTATTGGGAACCTTGATGATTCTGGCTATTTAAGACGAGAACTTTTTAACATTGTTGACGACTTAGCTTTTAGCCAAAACATTATGGTTACTGAGGCAGAAGTCGAAGCAGTTCTAAAAGAGATTCAAGATCTTGAGCCTGCTGGTGTTGGAGGAAGAAATCTACAAGAATGTTTATTAATTCAATTGAGAAAGAAAAAGAAAACAATTGAAATAAAGACCGCAGAGGTTCTTATTGAGAATCATTTTGAAGAGTTTACCAAAAAACACTATTCCAAAATCATTAAGAAGCTTGACATTTCTGAAGACGATTTAAAAGATGCTATAGCTGAGATTACCAAACTTAATCCTAAACCAGGAAACTCAATTAGAGAAACAAGCAAAGCTATACAACACATCATTCCAGATTTCATAATCAATGAAGACAATGGGGACTTAAACCTGAGTTTGAACTCTAGAAATGCTCCTCAATTAAAAGTCAGCCGTCAATATGCGGAGATGCTAAAGGGATATGCTGCAAGTGAACGCTCTAAAAAAGATAAGGAGGCCATACAGTTTGTTAGGCAAAAAATTGATGCTGCAAAATGGTTTATTGACGCCATCAAACAACGACAACAAACTTTACTTTACACCATGAACGCTATCATGGAGTACCAGAAAGAGTTTTTTCTTACTGGCGATGAAACGAAATTAAAGCCTATGATTCTGAAAGATATTGCAGATATAATCGATATGGATATCTCAACAGTATCGAGGGTTGCCAACAGTAAATATGTTCAAACTCCTTACGGCACCTTTTTACTTAAATTCTTCTTCAGCGAATCTTTAAGTACTGAAAGCGGAGAAGAGGTTTCTACAAGAGAGGTGAAACGTATTTTACAAGATGCCATTGAAGAAGAAAACAAAAAGAAACCTTTAACAGATGAAAAACTAGCGAATCTATTGAAAGAAAAAGGTTATAATATTGCACGAAGAACAGTTGCTAAATACAGAGAGCAGCTAGACATTCCTGTTGCACGTTTAAGAAAAGAACTTTAA
- a CDS encoding HesA/MoeB/ThiF family protein — protein sequence MLTNQEKNRYDRHIKLEEIGELGQERLKTAKVLVVGAGGLGCPVLQYLVAAGVGRIGLVDGDRVSESNLQRQILYTNQDVGQLKVDAAVERLSQQNALIQFDKYQEWLHVENALTIIEKYDVIVDGTDNFSTRYLINDACVLLNKPFVYASIFKFEGQLSVFNYQNGPSYRCLFPEPPKANQLPNCSEVGVLGVLPGVLGTFQANEVLKMILQIGTVLSGKLKVIDLLGGGVTTLQVNRNTKSIEAVLKKGLLQDYDVFCNVANGNNHQELELEDALALVNDANYVFLDVRETWEQPRIEKLNAIEIAIDDLEEAYESIPKNKNVVVFCQTGGRSQQAIHFLNKNYGFDKLINLKGGVLNYSI from the coding sequence ATGTTGACAAATCAGGAGAAAAATAGATATGATCGCCATATAAAATTAGAAGAAATTGGCGAGTTGGGGCAAGAGCGATTAAAAACTGCTAAAGTTTTGGTGGTGGGAGCTGGAGGACTAGGTTGTCCTGTGTTACAATATTTAGTAGCTGCTGGCGTAGGACGAATAGGACTGGTAGATGGTGACCGTGTTTCAGAGTCGAACTTACAACGTCAAATACTTTATACTAATCAAGATGTTGGCCAGCTTAAAGTTGATGCCGCTGTAGAGCGCCTTTCGCAACAAAATGCTTTGATTCAGTTTGATAAATATCAAGAGTGGCTTCATGTGGAGAATGCCTTAACAATTATAGAAAAATATGATGTAATCGTAGATGGGACCGATAATTTTTCAACCCGATATTTGATTAATGATGCTTGTGTTTTACTGAATAAACCATTTGTTTATGCTTCCATTTTTAAATTTGAAGGCCAATTGAGTGTTTTTAATTATCAAAATGGCCCATCCTATCGTTGCCTTTTTCCTGAACCGCCTAAAGCTAATCAATTACCCAATTGCTCAGAAGTTGGTGTTTTAGGTGTGCTTCCTGGCGTTTTAGGTACTTTTCAGGCCAATGAAGTCTTAAAGATGATATTACAAATAGGGACAGTCTTAAGTGGAAAACTGAAAGTTATCGACTTATTAGGGGGAGGAGTAACAACATTGCAAGTCAATAGAAATACTAAATCAATAGAAGCTGTGTTAAAAAAAGGATTGTTGCAAGATTATGATGTGTTTTGTAATGTCGCTAATGGAAATAACCATCAAGAACTTGAGTTGGAAGATGCTTTAGCACTAGTTAATGATGCTAATTATGTGTTTTTAGATGTGAGGGAAACATGGGAGCAACCTAGAATAGAAAAGTTAAATGCGATTGAAATAGCAATAGATGACTTAGAAGAGGCGTATGAAAGCATTCCTAAAAATAAAAATGTTGTAGTCTTTTGTCAAACAGGTGGTAGAAGTCAGCAAGCGATACATTTTTTAAATAAAAATTATGGATTTGATAAGTTAATCAATCTAAAGGGAGGAGTGCTAAATTATAGTATTTAA
- the rpsU gene encoding 30S ribosomal protein S21, with product MLQIPVKEGESIERALKRYKKKFDRTKVLRELRSRKQFTKPSVERRQEIIKASYIEGLRREEA from the coding sequence ATGTTACAGATACCAGTAAAAGAAGGAGAGTCAATTGAAAGAGCTCTTAAGAGATACAAAAAGAAATTTGATAGAACTAAAGTTTTGAGAGAATTACGTTCTCGCAAACAGTTTACTAAGCCTTCTGTTGAAAGAAGACAGGAAATTATTAAAGCTTCATACATTGAGGGATTAAGAAGAGAGGAAGCTTAG
- a CDS encoding universal stress protein, with translation MNTILFPTDFSECANEAQKVAFSLAKLFSAELRIVHVVSDTIFKWESEKHFSDAVETFPLLPKLPRVVTETAGANRFEEAVAVIEQEGANKGIKTSSVLLFGNSADKILEEAQKVKASLIVMGTNGASGLKEAFVGSVTQWVTRNAPCPVLSLRKTAGDSFKVDNLIYASDFRVESENDNLEQVKILAGYLDASVHLLYINTPHYFEDTTSCVERITKVAIQHGIKNYKIEIYNHFTVEDGVLSYANLNNVDLIAVSNHHYGLLKSIVEFRTTEVLVNHAKVPVLTLNV, from the coding sequence ATGAATACTATTTTATTCCCCACAGATTTTTCAGAATGTGCTAATGAAGCCCAAAAAGTTGCGTTTAGCTTGGCTAAGTTATTTAGTGCAGAATTAAGAATTGTCCATGTAGTAAGCGATACAATATTTAAGTGGGAATCAGAAAAACATTTTTCTGATGCTGTGGAGACTTTTCCCTTGTTGCCAAAATTGCCCAGAGTTGTAACAGAAACAGCTGGAGCTAATCGATTTGAAGAAGCAGTTGCAGTGATAGAGCAGGAAGGTGCAAATAAGGGAATAAAGACTTCATCTGTTCTGCTTTTTGGGAATTCCGCAGATAAAATTTTAGAAGAAGCTCAAAAAGTTAAGGCTAGCCTAATTGTTATGGGGACTAATGGAGCAAGTGGGTTAAAAGAAGCCTTTGTTGGGTCTGTGACACAATGGGTTACAAGAAATGCACCATGTCCAGTGTTGAGTTTGAGAAAAACAGCTGGAGATAGTTTTAAAGTGGATAACCTAATTTATGCCTCCGATTTTAGAGTGGAGTCTGAGAATGATAACTTAGAACAAGTTAAAATTCTAGCAGGATATCTAGATGCTTCTGTTCATCTATTGTATATTAATACTCCACATTATTTTGAAGATACCACCTCTTGTGTAGAACGAATTACTAAGGTTGCCATACAACACGGTATTAAGAATTATAAAATTGAAATATATAATCATTTTACCGTTGAAGATGGGGTGCTGAGCTACGCTAATCTGAATAATGTAGATTTAATTGCAGTTTCAAATCACCATTATGGTCTGTTAAAAAGCATTGTGGAGTTCAGAACTACAGAAGTGTTGGTAAATCACGCTAAAGTTCCCGTTTTAACTTTAAATGTTTAA
- the raiA gene encoding ribosome-associated translation inhibitor RaiA, whose amino-acid sequence MDIKIQSVNFDADKKLVAFVEERVGKLEQYFDNIVGAESFLKVEKSESFENKTVEIKILLPGKEIFAKKQCKSFEEAADESVEALRRQLVKYKEKLHSK is encoded by the coding sequence ATGGATATAAAGATTCAATCAGTAAATTTTGATGCAGATAAGAAGTTAGTTGCATTTGTAGAAGAAAGAGTAGGGAAGTTAGAACAGTATTTTGATAATATTGTTGGTGCGGAATCATTTTTGAAAGTAGAAAAATCAGAGTCTTTTGAAAATAAAACAGTAGAAATTAAAATTTTATTACCAGGTAAAGAGATTTTTGCGAAAAAGCAGTGCAAATCATTCGAAGAGGCTGCAGATGAGTCAGTTGAGGCTTTAAGGAGACAGTTGGTAAAGTATAAAGAAAAGCTTCATTCTAAATAA
- a CDS encoding YgiQ family radical SAM protein — translation MENQRPITDWLPTTMKEVKKRDWEELDVVLISGDSYVDHPSFGTAVIGRIIEDEGFKVAILAQPNWTDDLRDFKKFGKPKYFFGITSGCMDSMVNHYTASKRKRSTDAYTAGGQSGHRPDYAVNTYSKIIKKLYPDTPVLIGGIEASLRRVTHYDYWSDRLAPSILSSSLADLLVYGMGEQPLREVLQLLKKGVPFHQLTMVKQTAYLRPKTDNIPKNKNWDDITLNAHEQCLKDKKAFASNFKHIEQESNKTFAKRIIQEVNNNNLIINPPFQTMTEKEIDHSFDLPYTRLPHPKYKKRGAIPAYEMIKFSINMHRGCFGGCSFCTISAHQGKFIASRSEQSILKEVDQVTEMNDFKGYISDIGGPSANMYQLKGKDLAICDKCVAPSCIHPVICSNLDTDHSAMTSLYQKVDAHPKVKKAFVGSGIRYDLLTPSYNKKGDQETMLQYMTQLQKRHVSGRLKVAPEHTASDTLRLMRKPSFDHFKSFKKIYDKIDDKFNLNQKLIPYFISSHPGCEEEDMANLAVETKELGFELEQVQDFTPTPMTVATVIYYSGYHPYTLKPYYTPKSKKEKQKQHRFFFWYKKENQDWIKSKLVNAKDHTLLDRLLKKDNNKPKWLKDKHNQRAKPVNKKSKMFRKKTKKR, via the coding sequence ATGGAAAACCAACGACCAATAACAGACTGGCTCCCAACAACCATGAAGGAAGTCAAAAAAAGAGACTGGGAAGAACTTGATGTTGTTCTTATTTCTGGAGATTCCTATGTAGACCACCCCTCATTTGGCACAGCGGTTATTGGCCGCATTATTGAAGACGAAGGATTTAAAGTCGCAATTCTTGCTCAACCTAACTGGACCGATGATTTACGAGATTTCAAAAAATTTGGGAAGCCTAAATATTTCTTTGGAATTACTTCTGGGTGTATGGACTCAATGGTAAACCATTATACAGCTAGTAAACGTAAACGATCTACTGATGCATATACAGCTGGAGGACAATCTGGACACCGCCCAGATTATGCTGTTAACACTTATTCTAAAATCATTAAGAAACTCTACCCAGACACACCTGTATTAATTGGCGGAATCGAAGCCTCTCTTAGGAGAGTTACTCATTATGATTATTGGTCAGATAGATTAGCCCCATCTATTTTATCGAGTAGTTTAGCAGACCTATTAGTATATGGAATGGGTGAACAACCATTAAGAGAAGTACTACAACTTTTAAAAAAAGGGGTTCCTTTCCATCAATTAACAATGGTAAAGCAAACCGCCTACCTTAGACCTAAAACCGACAACATTCCCAAAAATAAAAACTGGGATGACATTACATTAAATGCGCATGAGCAATGTTTGAAAGATAAAAAAGCTTTTGCTTCCAACTTTAAGCACATAGAACAGGAGTCTAACAAAACATTTGCCAAAAGAATTATACAAGAGGTAAACAACAATAACCTCATCATCAATCCTCCTTTTCAAACAATGACCGAAAAGGAAATCGACCATTCTTTTGACTTACCCTACACACGTCTTCCTCATCCTAAATATAAAAAAAGGGGGGCTATACCAGCCTACGAAATGATTAAATTCTCTATTAACATGCATAGAGGTTGTTTTGGTGGATGTAGTTTTTGTACCATATCAGCTCATCAAGGTAAATTTATTGCTAGTCGTTCAGAGCAGTCCATCCTAAAAGAGGTCGATCAAGTTACAGAAATGAATGACTTTAAAGGTTACATCTCTGATATTGGAGGCCCCTCAGCCAACATGTATCAATTAAAAGGTAAAGACCTAGCTATATGTGATAAATGCGTAGCACCTTCTTGTATCCATCCTGTAATATGTTCTAACCTAGATACAGACCATAGCGCCATGACCAGTCTATATCAAAAGGTAGACGCGCACCCCAAAGTAAAAAAAGCATTTGTTGGAAGTGGAATTCGTTATGATTTACTCACTCCAAGCTACAACAAAAAAGGAGATCAGGAGACGATGTTGCAGTACATGACTCAACTTCAAAAGAGACATGTATCTGGCCGATTAAAAGTAGCCCCTGAACACACAGCCTCAGACACATTAAGATTAATGAGAAAACCTTCCTTTGATCACTTTAAGTCTTTTAAAAAAATTTATGATAAAATTGATGACAAGTTTAACTTAAATCAAAAACTAATTCCTTACTTTATTTCCAGCCATCCAGGTTGTGAAGAAGAAGACATGGCCAATCTAGCTGTAGAAACTAAAGAATTAGGCTTTGAGTTAGAACAAGTACAAGATTTCACTCCAACCCCAATGACTGTAGCCACAGTTATTTATTATTCAGGCTACCATCCCTATACATTAAAACCTTATTACACTCCAAAATCGAAAAAAGAAAAACAAAAACAACATCGTTTCTTCTTTTGGTACAAAAAAGAAAATCAAGATTGGATTAAAAGCAAACTTGTAAACGCTAAAGACCATACACTTTTAGACCGATTATTAAAAAAGGACAACAACAAACCTAAATGGTTAAAAGACAAGCATAATCAGAGAGCAAAGCCCGTGAATAAGAAATCAAAAATGTTTAGAAAGAAAACTAAAAAGCGTTAA